Genomic segment of Mycobacteriales bacterium:
CGTCCAACGCACTCGCGTCGGCCGGCCTGAACGCCGTACCCGGACCGGAGGCCGACTCGACGTCCCCGGTCGGCACGGTGCTGGCGCAGAGCCCGGCCTGCGGGGCCCGCGTCGCGAAGGGCGAGAACGTCACGCTGACGACGAGCAACGGCAAGCCGTCGCCGACTCCGACCCCCAGTCCGACGCCGAGTCCGACTCCCAGTCCGACGCCGAGCCCGAGTGCCGGCCCGACCCCCAGTCCGACGCCGAGCCCGACGAAGACGCATCCGGTGCTGCCGCCGGGCGGCGGTCACCACCACGGTCCGCCGCATCACCATCCGGGCGGTTGACGCGTCGGGGGCCTCAGCCGGCTGACAGCTGCCGTTTGACCTCGGCGGCGACCCGACCCCCGTCGGCCCGGCCGGCGACCGACGCCTGGACGGCCTTCATCGCCGGTCCCATCTGGGCCATGCCGGTCGCTCCGGACTGGCCGATGCCGACCCGCACGAGCTCGACGAGCTCCTCGTCGGTCAGCTGCGCCGGCAGGTAGCGGTCGATGACCGTGCCCTCCGCGCGCTCGCGGTCGGCGAGTTCACCGCGCCCGGCGCCGTCGAAGGCCTCGGCCGACTCGCGGCGTTTCTTCGCCTCGCGGGTCAGGATGCGCAGTACCTCGTCGTCGGAGAGGGTCCGCGCCGAGGATCCGGAGACCTCCTCCGTCCCGACCGCCGCCAGCACCATTCGCAGGGTCGCGGTGGTGAGCTCGTCCCGCGCCTTCATCGACGTCGAGAGGTCCGTCCGTAGCCGTTCTTTGAGATCACCCACCCGCCGAAACTACCCTGGAGGGATGCGACGCCGTACCGGACTGCCTCTCGCGCTGCTGACGACCGCAGCCGCGACGACGGCCTACGCCGGACTCATCGAGCGGACCCGCTGGACCCTGCGCCGGTACGACGTGCCGATCCTGGCGCCGGGCAGCGCTCCGCTCCGGGTGCTGCACCTGTCCGACATGCACATGACGGCCGGCCAGAGCGGGAAGCAGGAATGGATCCGGGCGCTCGACGCGCTCGAGCCCGACCTCGTCCTCAGCACCGGCGACCACATCGCCGGGCAGACCGCCGTACCAGGCGCGCTGACCGCGCTGGGCCCGATGCTGGGGAGGCCCGGCGCGTTCGTCTTCGGCAGCAACGACTACTACGGCCCGCGACCGAAGAACCCGCTGAGGTACCTCTTCCCCGACGACAAGCGCCGACGCCCCGGCGACCCCCTGCCGTGGCGCGACCTGCGCGACGCGATGCTCGCCGCCGGCTGGCAGGACCTGAGCAACACGCGGGCCACCGTGACCGCGGCGGGTCGCACCATTGCCCTGGCCGGAGTCGACGACCCGCACATCCGGCGTGACCGCTACGAG
This window contains:
- a CDS encoding GatB/YqeY domain-containing protein, with the translated sequence MGDLKERLRTDLSTSMKARDELTTATLRMVLAAVGTEEVSGSSARTLSDDEVLRILTREAKKRRESAEAFDGAGRGELADRERAEGTVIDRYLPAQLTDEELVELVRVGIGQSGATGMAQMGPAMKAVQASVAGRADGGRVAAEVKRQLSAG
- a CDS encoding metallophosphoesterase gives rise to the protein MRRRTGLPLALLTTAAATTAYAGLIERTRWTLRRYDVPILAPGSAPLRVLHLSDMHMTAGQSGKQEWIRALDALEPDLVLSTGDHIAGQTAVPGALTALGPMLGRPGAFVFGSNDYYGPRPKNPLRYLFPDDKRRRPGDPLPWRDLRDAMLAAGWQDLSNTRATVTAAGRTIALAGVDDPHIRRDRYEQVAGRALPSADIRIGLSHSPEPRVLDGFAADGYELIVCGHTHGGQLRVPIYGALVTNCGLDRGRCRGLSRWHDSWLNVSAGLGTSPYAPVRFACPPEATLLTLVPRSTGPDGVG